One window of Vespa velutina chromosome 2, iVesVel2.1, whole genome shotgun sequence genomic DNA carries:
- the LOC124946378 gene encoding uncharacterized protein LOC124946378 isoform X1, translating into MEYVLLIPGINFVSLWSLFEILFDEKEDNRRRRRRSRRRWRRRRRRRRRRRRRRRRRRRRRRSRSSIERGRTGSPVFRMLWRESVSTLASVDRIQDSWSKKRWIKRDMSNAEVIVTENDEIRSEIEENRKEEDEDERKRRSTSVDSEVVDELRLLSPKEQEQEQAHKEEMEEKKAEEEEGEEEEEEEEEEVDKKEKDEEEEEEEKEEEEEEEEEEEEERSEGKEERVEEEKDEDHSEKSQGIVETRETLESARSFDTTCLQSSRSADRVTEPASSLFNENVSLAEPQEEKIDTRVGVVGESLPINSSSNSSSTNITTTTTTTTTTTTTTTNSSIPRATTDQGSNEKQAVGEWNSLPVLVERLRSVLELSLAIADTSSPIKEDPRELALDVNDSRKVRSMDERSTASKNSNGNEQDLKNDLSFLEDLLMSDIHTALSRLRETLERIDVGALTKHGAASDPSSKLQLLRLVSSLLSRLEMPRESQKEEKKILTQEEKLKSSLIATTPSVTNRRRRASRHTIGVSAEELACARKWLQEDKNFNDVTPFTKITLSPLFSTTSKAIDSSEEKPRPEEIHDKYTKDAINHRQSLRDRNNIDKGLEIRPRAAPFYADKTDFVVTQSTIASNEVTHQSLRPSLDSRNTLDNTEVGNVEVGRVGRLAAALQQRVESSSKCTSSNRFTAKKSKIKRANTIDIPSYLKLQAESFKQEGSGCVSLKKPINVSDKANCNSINSMIIPSFQPRTENDRKFMALISKNNDTPIFNPPSSFKSFGYTKTMDPSSVSNENWNSRFSNIKTAFDKTTTSGDESEQQINKHKLPKRPPIVPQGTQRYNPGKEKPFNANVFCNFEHDTSNVNQSISPGFRHAPSSPFRRIEKPTGISNFVKSSPISTNPPKINIPMPGNTLREKARKMFDRGTNNSNVQQRASEYKVQVDGNSEKRTFPRPPWIEHEKSSSATIAENGRLDYRSFCKQFAPFVSKGTSSSTLEKPSYEPDDIHQQNSKLCQPRNELTGETNNPNIVDGKISFKMIPKDYNRYNIQGTRDSRDFIRKTEITDGSQQVDLTLRGSASVAVQTGAQDENFDEVRSFRVVPKISNGPPLIYSNVSIQTSNDVSSKISEDVHTFLSDNQKSLGEEKSHEDYRLRDESNCVLPVKENVRETVPFHDYRSDTIVTNPRVQNQTAFVKAYEPVSKVEQNEYESAKVNYAEDDLPRSKDYDYLDAKNIQNQDISEEEGVVTRYTCAIATVASVESPEIQGEVVEASYSRDYSTPSVSPVRSNSRSKASNDEEVDEEIRRHNMLQQSLIQRLHHERCTMIDRPFKQLPIDYQNETHGNTRKEQQSYEQGYYVAPRSNNEYIQMENVNRLESISPSPLSNQFKRIGNLSQAKKFLLPDLPTRQTQVTPSTSRVVNQVSALREVYEQPVVVPNKPIRKERSPVPNGTNPIDSSDEYLMSCANQPSRSIVLSKSESWHQLALSNSSSRIPRTSDSSPSSSKVSCLPKPPKPRSPSSMKFRTKQFEASSDSVKKMEDKIRRYFDSPNESSTNETKESKKRSSPRHAHGKCMIGLSRSRTLPGICEQKLVLTIPPTQVPLLQVNSADVDKVFDDIFQEATRMDSQHC; encoded by the exons atggAATATGTTCTCTTAATACCTGGTATCAACTTTGTCAGTCTATGGTCTCTGTTCGAAATTCTttttgatgaaaaagaagacaatagaagaagaagaagaagaagcagaagaagatggagaaggagaagaagaagaagaagaagaagaagaagaagaagaagaagaagaagaagaagaagaagaagtagaagttccattgaaagaggaagaaccGGTAGTCCGGTCTTCCGCATGCTGTGGAGAGAATCGGTCTCCACGTTAGCGTCTGTGGACAGGATACAAG ACTCTTGGTCGAAAAAGAGGTGGATTAAGAGAGACATGTCCAATGCAGAGG TAATCGTGACGGAGAACGATGAGATTCGAAGTGAGATCGAGGAGAACcggaaggaggaggatgaggatgaacGGAAGAGGAGATCGACCTCGGTAGATTCGGAAGTCGTCGATGAGCTACGGCTATTGTCACCGAAAGAACAGGAGCAGGAACAGGCtcataaagaagaaatggaagaaaagaaagcggaagaagaagaaggagaagaagaagaagaagaagaagaagaagaagtcgataaaaaagagaaagacgaggaggaagaagaggaagagaaagaggaagaggaagaggaggaggaagaggaggaagaggagagatcagaaggaaaagaagagagagtcgaagaggaaaaagatgaGGATCACAGTGAGAAGTCACAGGGAATCGTAGAAACGAGGGAAACTTTGGAATCAG CCAGATCATTTGACACGACGTGCCTGCAGTCGTCGAGATCGGCCGATCGTGTGACCGAACCAGCAAGTTCCTTGTTCAACGAGAACGTATCTTTGGCTGAGCCAcaagaggaaaagatagaTACGAGGGTAGGGGTAGTAGGCGAGTCTCTTCCgatcaacagcagcagcaacagcagcagcaccaacatcaccaccaccaccaccaccactacgaccactaccactactaccactaaCAGTTCAATTCCAAGAGCAACGACGGATCAGGGCAGCAACGAGAAGCAAGCAGTCGGTGAGTGGAATTCATTACCGGTACTGGTAGAGCGCCTTCGTTCGGTGCTCGAGCTCTCGCTCGCGATAGCCGATACATCATCACCGATCAAGGAGGATCCACGAGAACTTGCTCTCGATGTCAATGATTCACGAAAGGTCCGTTCCATGGACGAACGATCAACCGCTAGCAAGAATAGCAACGGCAATGAACAAGACCTGAAGAATGACTTGAGTTTCCTCGAGGATCTTTTGATGTCCGATATACACACGGCCCTTTCCCGTTTAAGAGAAACTCTCGAAAGGATCGACGTTGGCGCGTTAACAAAACACGGTGCTGCTTCCGATCCAAGTAGTAAACTTCAACTTCTACGGCTAGTGTCGAGTTTACTTTCGCGATTAGAGATGCCACGTGAATCgcagaaggaagaaaagaagattcttACGCAAGAGGAGAAGCTAAAGTCTTCTCTAATAGCTACAACACCATCCGTGACCAATCGTAGACGACGAGCTAGCAGACATACCATTGGAGTCTCTGCCGAAGAGTTGGCATGTGCTAGGAAATGGTTGCAGGAGGATAAGAATTTTAACGACGTTACGCCGTTTACGAAAATAACACTCTCCCCGTTGTTTTCCACTACGTCTAAAGCTATCGATTCTTCCGAAGAAAAGCCAAGACCCGAAGAGATACATGACAAATATACGAAGGACGCCATCAATCATCGACAATCTTTGcgcgatagaaataatattgacaAAGGTCTGGAAATACGTCCACGTGCTGCTCCTTTCTATGCCGATAAAACGGACTTCGTCGTCACCCAGTCGACGATCGCGTCAAACGAAGTGACTCATCAGTCTCTACGACCTAGTCTCGACTCGAGAAACACATTGGATAACACGGAAGTTGGCAACGTAGAAGTTGGTCGTGTTGGCAGATTGGCTGCGGCTCTTCAGCAACGAGTAGAATCCTCGAGCAAGTGCACTTCTTCCAATCGATTCACTGCGAAAAAGTCGAAGATCAAACGAGCCAATACCATTGACATTCCAAGTTACCTGAAATTACAAGCTGAGAGTTTCAAGCAAGAAGGTAGCGGTTGTGTATCCTTGAAAAAGCCTATAAATGTTAGTGATAAGGCAAACTGTAATTCGATCAATAGCATGATCATACCATCCTTCCAGCCGAGAActgaaaatgatagaaaattcaTGGCATTGATTAGCAAGAATAACGATACTCCTATATTTAATCCACCATCATCGTTCAAATCATTTGGCTATACAAAAACGATGGATCCATCATCGGTAAGCAATGAGAACTGGAACAGTCGTTTTTCCAACATCAAAACGGCCTTCGACAAAACGACGACTTCTGGTGATGAGTCTGAACAGCAAATTAACAAGCATAAGCTTCCGAAACGACCACCAATAGTTCCTCAAGGGACTCAACGGTATAATCCTGGAAAGGAGAAACCCTTCAACGCAAATGTCTTTTGTAACTTTGAACACGATACCTCTAATGTTAATCAATCGATCTCTCCTGGCTTCAGACATGCtccttcctctccttttcGAAGGATCGAAAAGCCAACTGGTATATCGAACTTTGTTAAATCTTCACCGATCTCTACCAATCCTCCTAAAATCAATATACCCATGCCTGGAAATACATTACGcgagaaagcaagaaagatgTTCGATCGTGGTACCAACAATAGCAACGTTCAGCAACGAGCTTCGGAATACAAAGTTCAAGTAGATGGAAACTCTGAGAAACGTACCTTTCCAAGACCGCCTTGGATCGAACATGAGAAATCATCAAGTGCAACGATCGCAGAAAATGGGCGTCTCGATTATCGTTCATTCTGTAAACAATTTGCACCTTTCGTTAGCAAAGGTACATCCTCGTCAACCTTGGAAAAACCATCTTACGAGCCCGACGATATTCATCAACAAAATTCGAAATTGTGTCAACCTCGAAATGAATTGACTGGTGAAACAAATAATCCAAACATAGTGGATGGAAAGATTTCGTTCAAGATGATACCAAAGGATTacaatcgttataatattcaaGGAACTCGTGATTCTCGggattttattcgtaaaacCGAAATTACAGATGGATCTCAACAAGTTGACCTTACTTTACGTGGCAGTGCATCGGTAGCTGTTCAAACTGGTGCTCAGGATGAAAATTTCGATGAGGTTAGATCTTTTCGTGTTGTTCCAAAGATCTCGAACGGGCCACCTTTGATTTATAGCAATGTCTCGATACAAACATCAAATGATGTGTCCTCTAAAATTTCAGAAGATGTTCATACCTTTCTTTCGGATAATCAGAAAAGTCTTGGTGAGGAAAAAAGTCATGAGGATTATCGTTTGCGAGATGAATCAAATTGTGTTTTGCCGGTAAAAGAAAACGTTCGCGAAACTGTGCCTTTTCACGATTATCGTTCCGATACGATTGTTACGAATCCACGCGTGCAAAATCAGACAGCTTTCGTGAAAGCTTACGAGCCAGTGTCGAAAGTTGAACAAAATGAATACGAATCAGCGAAAGTGAATTATGCTGAAGATGATTTACCTCGATCTAAAGACTACGATTATTTGGATgctaaaaatattcaaaatcaaGACATAAGCGAGGAGGAAGGTGTTGTAACGAGATATACATGTGCTATTGCTACAGTGGCGTCCGTTGAAAGTCCAGAAATCCAAGGGGAAGTCGTCGAAGCATCGTACTCTAGGGATTATTCGACTCCGTCTGTATCACCTGTTCGGTCCAATTCAAGATCGAAAGCAAGTAACGACGAAGAAGTCGACGAAGAAATACGTAGACACAATATGTTGCAACAGAGTTTGATACAACGACTCCATCATGAACGTTGTACGATGATCGATCGTCCATTCAAACAATTACCTATCGATTATCAAAATGAAACACATGGAAATACCAGAAAGGAACAACAATCCTATGAACAAGGTTATTACGTAGCTCCACGaagtaataacgaatatatacaGATGGAAAATGTTAACAGACTCGAATCGATCTCACCCTCTCCTCTATCCAATCAATTTAAACGTATCGGTAATCTATCTCAagcaaagaaatttcttttaccgGATTTACCAACGAGACAAACTCAAGTCACACCGTCCACATCACGGGTTGTCAATCAAGTTTCAGCACTCAGAGAAGTTTATGAACAACCAGTTGTTGTTCCGAACAAACCTATACGTAAGGAACGATCACCTGTACCGAATGGAACAAATCCAATTGATTCCAGCGACGAATATTTAATGTCTTGTGCCAATCAGCCATCTAGATCCATCGTTCTATCAAAATCCGAATCTTGGCATCAATTGGCTCTGTCCAACAGTTCTTCTCGTATTCCTCGTACAAGCGACTCCAGTCCGTCATCATCGAAAGTTTCTTGCTTACCTAAACCCCCGAAACCTAGATCACCATCCTCCATGAAATTTCGAACGAAACAATTCGAGGCATCTTCCGATAGCGTTAAAAAGATGGAGGACAAAATAAGAAGATACTTCGATAGTCCCAATGAAAGTTCAAcgaatgaaacaaaagaatCGAAGAAACGTTCCTCTCCTCGTCACGCTCATGGAAAGTGCATGATCGGTCTATCGAGAAGTCGTACCTTGCCTGGTATCTGCGAACAGAAACTCGTCTTGACGATACCACCGACACAAGTACCTCTCCTACAAGTTAACAGTGCTGACGTCGACAAGGTCTTCGACGATATCTTCCAGGAAGCCACGAGGATGGACAGTCAGCATTGCTGA
- the LOC124946378 gene encoding uncharacterized protein LOC124946378 isoform X2, translating to MCQDHHQPSYSTTRAIRTTAAAAAVADASDSWSKKRWIKRDMSNAEVIVTENDEIRSEIEENRKEEDEDERKRRSTSVDSEVVDELRLLSPKEQEQEQAHKEEMEEKKAEEEEGEEEEEEEEEEVDKKEKDEEEEEEEKEEEEEEEEEEEEERSEGKEERVEEEKDEDHSEKSQGIVETRETLESARSFDTTCLQSSRSADRVTEPASSLFNENVSLAEPQEEKIDTRVGVVGESLPINSSSNSSSTNITTTTTTTTTTTTTTTNSSIPRATTDQGSNEKQAVGEWNSLPVLVERLRSVLELSLAIADTSSPIKEDPRELALDVNDSRKVRSMDERSTASKNSNGNEQDLKNDLSFLEDLLMSDIHTALSRLRETLERIDVGALTKHGAASDPSSKLQLLRLVSSLLSRLEMPRESQKEEKKILTQEEKLKSSLIATTPSVTNRRRRASRHTIGVSAEELACARKWLQEDKNFNDVTPFTKITLSPLFSTTSKAIDSSEEKPRPEEIHDKYTKDAINHRQSLRDRNNIDKGLEIRPRAAPFYADKTDFVVTQSTIASNEVTHQSLRPSLDSRNTLDNTEVGNVEVGRVGRLAAALQQRVESSSKCTSSNRFTAKKSKIKRANTIDIPSYLKLQAESFKQEGSGCVSLKKPINVSDKANCNSINSMIIPSFQPRTENDRKFMALISKNNDTPIFNPPSSFKSFGYTKTMDPSSVSNENWNSRFSNIKTAFDKTTTSGDESEQQINKHKLPKRPPIVPQGTQRYNPGKEKPFNANVFCNFEHDTSNVNQSISPGFRHAPSSPFRRIEKPTGISNFVKSSPISTNPPKINIPMPGNTLREKARKMFDRGTNNSNVQQRASEYKVQVDGNSEKRTFPRPPWIEHEKSSSATIAENGRLDYRSFCKQFAPFVSKGTSSSTLEKPSYEPDDIHQQNSKLCQPRNELTGETNNPNIVDGKISFKMIPKDYNRYNIQGTRDSRDFIRKTEITDGSQQVDLTLRGSASVAVQTGAQDENFDEVRSFRVVPKISNGPPLIYSNVSIQTSNDVSSKISEDVHTFLSDNQKSLGEEKSHEDYRLRDESNCVLPVKENVRETVPFHDYRSDTIVTNPRVQNQTAFVKAYEPVSKVEQNEYESAKVNYAEDDLPRSKDYDYLDAKNIQNQDISEEEGVVTRYTCAIATVASVESPEIQGEVVEASYSRDYSTPSVSPVRSNSRSKASNDEEVDEEIRRHNMLQQSLIQRLHHERCTMIDRPFKQLPIDYQNETHGNTRKEQQSYEQGYYVAPRSNNEYIQMENVNRLESISPSPLSNQFKRIGNLSQAKKFLLPDLPTRQTQVTPSTSRVVNQVSALREVYEQPVVVPNKPIRKERSPVPNGTNPIDSSDEYLMSCANQPSRSIVLSKSESWHQLALSNSSSRIPRTSDSSPSSSKVSCLPKPPKPRSPSSMKFRTKQFEASSDSVKKMEDKIRRYFDSPNESSTNETKESKKRSSPRHAHGKCMIGLSRSRTLPGICEQKLVLTIPPTQVPLLQVNSADVDKVFDDIFQEATRMDSQHC from the exons ATGTGTCAGGACCACCACCAACCATCCTACTCTACTACTCGTGCTATTcgtactactgctgctgctgctgctgttgccgatgctagtg ACTCTTGGTCGAAAAAGAGGTGGATTAAGAGAGACATGTCCAATGCAGAGG TAATCGTGACGGAGAACGATGAGATTCGAAGTGAGATCGAGGAGAACcggaaggaggaggatgaggatgaacGGAAGAGGAGATCGACCTCGGTAGATTCGGAAGTCGTCGATGAGCTACGGCTATTGTCACCGAAAGAACAGGAGCAGGAACAGGCtcataaagaagaaatggaagaaaagaaagcggaagaagaagaaggagaagaagaagaagaagaagaagaagaagaagtcgataaaaaagagaaagacgaggaggaagaagaggaagagaaagaggaagaggaagaggaggaggaagaggaggaagaggagagatcagaaggaaaagaagagagagtcgaagaggaaaaagatgaGGATCACAGTGAGAAGTCACAGGGAATCGTAGAAACGAGGGAAACTTTGGAATCAG CCAGATCATTTGACACGACGTGCCTGCAGTCGTCGAGATCGGCCGATCGTGTGACCGAACCAGCAAGTTCCTTGTTCAACGAGAACGTATCTTTGGCTGAGCCAcaagaggaaaagatagaTACGAGGGTAGGGGTAGTAGGCGAGTCTCTTCCgatcaacagcagcagcaacagcagcagcaccaacatcaccaccaccaccaccaccactacgaccactaccactactaccactaaCAGTTCAATTCCAAGAGCAACGACGGATCAGGGCAGCAACGAGAAGCAAGCAGTCGGTGAGTGGAATTCATTACCGGTACTGGTAGAGCGCCTTCGTTCGGTGCTCGAGCTCTCGCTCGCGATAGCCGATACATCATCACCGATCAAGGAGGATCCACGAGAACTTGCTCTCGATGTCAATGATTCACGAAAGGTCCGTTCCATGGACGAACGATCAACCGCTAGCAAGAATAGCAACGGCAATGAACAAGACCTGAAGAATGACTTGAGTTTCCTCGAGGATCTTTTGATGTCCGATATACACACGGCCCTTTCCCGTTTAAGAGAAACTCTCGAAAGGATCGACGTTGGCGCGTTAACAAAACACGGTGCTGCTTCCGATCCAAGTAGTAAACTTCAACTTCTACGGCTAGTGTCGAGTTTACTTTCGCGATTAGAGATGCCACGTGAATCgcagaaggaagaaaagaagattcttACGCAAGAGGAGAAGCTAAAGTCTTCTCTAATAGCTACAACACCATCCGTGACCAATCGTAGACGACGAGCTAGCAGACATACCATTGGAGTCTCTGCCGAAGAGTTGGCATGTGCTAGGAAATGGTTGCAGGAGGATAAGAATTTTAACGACGTTACGCCGTTTACGAAAATAACACTCTCCCCGTTGTTTTCCACTACGTCTAAAGCTATCGATTCTTCCGAAGAAAAGCCAAGACCCGAAGAGATACATGACAAATATACGAAGGACGCCATCAATCATCGACAATCTTTGcgcgatagaaataatattgacaAAGGTCTGGAAATACGTCCACGTGCTGCTCCTTTCTATGCCGATAAAACGGACTTCGTCGTCACCCAGTCGACGATCGCGTCAAACGAAGTGACTCATCAGTCTCTACGACCTAGTCTCGACTCGAGAAACACATTGGATAACACGGAAGTTGGCAACGTAGAAGTTGGTCGTGTTGGCAGATTGGCTGCGGCTCTTCAGCAACGAGTAGAATCCTCGAGCAAGTGCACTTCTTCCAATCGATTCACTGCGAAAAAGTCGAAGATCAAACGAGCCAATACCATTGACATTCCAAGTTACCTGAAATTACAAGCTGAGAGTTTCAAGCAAGAAGGTAGCGGTTGTGTATCCTTGAAAAAGCCTATAAATGTTAGTGATAAGGCAAACTGTAATTCGATCAATAGCATGATCATACCATCCTTCCAGCCGAGAActgaaaatgatagaaaattcaTGGCATTGATTAGCAAGAATAACGATACTCCTATATTTAATCCACCATCATCGTTCAAATCATTTGGCTATACAAAAACGATGGATCCATCATCGGTAAGCAATGAGAACTGGAACAGTCGTTTTTCCAACATCAAAACGGCCTTCGACAAAACGACGACTTCTGGTGATGAGTCTGAACAGCAAATTAACAAGCATAAGCTTCCGAAACGACCACCAATAGTTCCTCAAGGGACTCAACGGTATAATCCTGGAAAGGAGAAACCCTTCAACGCAAATGTCTTTTGTAACTTTGAACACGATACCTCTAATGTTAATCAATCGATCTCTCCTGGCTTCAGACATGCtccttcctctccttttcGAAGGATCGAAAAGCCAACTGGTATATCGAACTTTGTTAAATCTTCACCGATCTCTACCAATCCTCCTAAAATCAATATACCCATGCCTGGAAATACATTACGcgagaaagcaagaaagatgTTCGATCGTGGTACCAACAATAGCAACGTTCAGCAACGAGCTTCGGAATACAAAGTTCAAGTAGATGGAAACTCTGAGAAACGTACCTTTCCAAGACCGCCTTGGATCGAACATGAGAAATCATCAAGTGCAACGATCGCAGAAAATGGGCGTCTCGATTATCGTTCATTCTGTAAACAATTTGCACCTTTCGTTAGCAAAGGTACATCCTCGTCAACCTTGGAAAAACCATCTTACGAGCCCGACGATATTCATCAACAAAATTCGAAATTGTGTCAACCTCGAAATGAATTGACTGGTGAAACAAATAATCCAAACATAGTGGATGGAAAGATTTCGTTCAAGATGATACCAAAGGATTacaatcgttataatattcaaGGAACTCGTGATTCTCGggattttattcgtaaaacCGAAATTACAGATGGATCTCAACAAGTTGACCTTACTTTACGTGGCAGTGCATCGGTAGCTGTTCAAACTGGTGCTCAGGATGAAAATTTCGATGAGGTTAGATCTTTTCGTGTTGTTCCAAAGATCTCGAACGGGCCACCTTTGATTTATAGCAATGTCTCGATACAAACATCAAATGATGTGTCCTCTAAAATTTCAGAAGATGTTCATACCTTTCTTTCGGATAATCAGAAAAGTCTTGGTGAGGAAAAAAGTCATGAGGATTATCGTTTGCGAGATGAATCAAATTGTGTTTTGCCGGTAAAAGAAAACGTTCGCGAAACTGTGCCTTTTCACGATTATCGTTCCGATACGATTGTTACGAATCCACGCGTGCAAAATCAGACAGCTTTCGTGAAAGCTTACGAGCCAGTGTCGAAAGTTGAACAAAATGAATACGAATCAGCGAAAGTGAATTATGCTGAAGATGATTTACCTCGATCTAAAGACTACGATTATTTGGATgctaaaaatattcaaaatcaaGACATAAGCGAGGAGGAAGGTGTTGTAACGAGATATACATGTGCTATTGCTACAGTGGCGTCCGTTGAAAGTCCAGAAATCCAAGGGGAAGTCGTCGAAGCATCGTACTCTAGGGATTATTCGACTCCGTCTGTATCACCTGTTCGGTCCAATTCAAGATCGAAAGCAAGTAACGACGAAGAAGTCGACGAAGAAATACGTAGACACAATATGTTGCAACAGAGTTTGATACAACGACTCCATCATGAACGTTGTACGATGATCGATCGTCCATTCAAACAATTACCTATCGATTATCAAAATGAAACACATGGAAATACCAGAAAGGAACAACAATCCTATGAACAAGGTTATTACGTAGCTCCACGaagtaataacgaatatatacaGATGGAAAATGTTAACAGACTCGAATCGATCTCACCCTCTCCTCTATCCAATCAATTTAAACGTATCGGTAATCTATCTCAagcaaagaaatttcttttaccgGATTTACCAACGAGACAAACTCAAGTCACACCGTCCACATCACGGGTTGTCAATCAAGTTTCAGCACTCAGAGAAGTTTATGAACAACCAGTTGTTGTTCCGAACAAACCTATACGTAAGGAACGATCACCTGTACCGAATGGAACAAATCCAATTGATTCCAGCGACGAATATTTAATGTCTTGTGCCAATCAGCCATCTAGATCCATCGTTCTATCAAAATCCGAATCTTGGCATCAATTGGCTCTGTCCAACAGTTCTTCTCGTATTCCTCGTACAAGCGACTCCAGTCCGTCATCATCGAAAGTTTCTTGCTTACCTAAACCCCCGAAACCTAGATCACCATCCTCCATGAAATTTCGAACGAAACAATTCGAGGCATCTTCCGATAGCGTTAAAAAGATGGAGGACAAAATAAGAAGATACTTCGATAGTCCCAATGAAAGTTCAAcgaatgaaacaaaagaatCGAAGAAACGTTCCTCTCCTCGTCACGCTCATGGAAAGTGCATGATCGGTCTATCGAGAAGTCGTACCTTGCCTGGTATCTGCGAACAGAAACTCGTCTTGACGATACCACCGACACAAGTACCTCTCCTACAAGTTAACAGTGCTGACGTCGACAAGGTCTTCGACGATATCTTCCAGGAAGCCACGAGGATGGACAGTCAGCATTGCTGA